CATGCGCTGGGCGCTGACCACCGCCAGCTCGCCTTTAAGCTCGGTGACCCGGGCTTCGAGCATGCTGTAGGAATCGGTCAGTTGGCTCGACATCTGGTTGAACAGCGCGAACGCCTGCTCAAGTCCGAGACGGCTCGCCTGCTCTACGGGCAGCGGCAGCCCCGAAGTATCAGGGACAGGAGACATCTGGGCGGCTTGGGGCATCGTGCTCTCTCGCTTGGCTGACCGTCAGTTAAACGGAACGTTGCGAGAGCTATAGCAATACCCGTGCCTAAAAAAAATCGCTTATAAATGAAGGACTTGAAAAACAGGCGTCAATCATCCGCCTGTTCATCTCCATCACGGCGACTCATGCCGTACTTGCGCATCTTTTCCACCAGCGTGGTGCGACGAATGCGCAGGCGTTCGGCGGCGCGCGCGACGATGCCATTGGCATCATCCAGCGCTTGCTGAATCAACCCTTGCTCCAGACCACCGAGGTAGTCCTTGAGGTCCAGGCCTTCCGGCGGCAGCAGGGCATTGGCGCTGAAGTCCGGAGTGTGACCGTTGATGGCCACGCGTTCTTCGAGGTCGCTGCGCAGGCTGTCGACCAGTTGCTCGTCTTCGTCGTCGACGTAGCGGAATTTCTTCGGCAATTCGACCACGCCGATCACCCCGTACGGATGCATGATCGCCATGCGTTCCACCAGGTTGGCCAGCTCACGGACGTTGCCCGGCCAGCCGTGGCGGCACAGGGACATGATCGCGGCGGAGTTGAAGCGGATCGAGCCGCGTTTCTCATGCTCCATGCGCGAGATAAGCTCGTTCATCAGCAGCGGAATATCTTCGACACGTTCGCGCAGCGGCGCCATCTCGATCGGGAACACGTTCAGGCGATAGTAAAGGTCTTCGCGGAAGGTGCCGATCTCGATCATGCTTTCGAGATTTTTGTGCGTCGCGGCAATGATGCGCACGTCGACGCTTTGCGTCTTGTTGCTGCCCACGCGCTCAAAAGTGCGTTCCTGCAGCACGCGCAGCAACTTGACCTGCATCGGCAGCGGCATGTCGCCGATTTCGTCGAGGAACAGCGTGCCGCCGTTGGCCAGTTCAAAACGCCCGGCGCGGCTGGTGATCGCCCCGGTGAAAGCGCCTTTCTCGTGACCGAACAATTCGCTTTCCAGCAACTCGGCCGGGATCGCCCCGCAGTTGACTGGGACGAATGGCCCGTCGCGGCGCTTGGAGTGATAGTGCAAGTTGCGCGCGACCACTTCCTTGCCGGTGCCGGACTCGCCGAGGATCAGCACGCTGGCGTCAGTGTCAGCGACTTGCTGCATCATCTGGCGCACGTGCTGAATCGCCCGGCTGGTGCCGACGAGGCTGCGGAACAGATTGGGTTCGCGGTGACGACCGCGCTCGCGGGCCTGGTCGTACATCTCGCGATAGACCTGGGCACGGTGCAGGGAGTCGAGCAATTTGCTGTAGCTGGGCGGCATCTCGAGGGTCGAAAGCACTCGGCGACGCTGGTCTTCGGGCAGGTCAACGGAAGAATTATCGCCCATTAACAAAACCGGAAGGAACTCATCCCAGGTTGAGAGTGTCTTTAACAAGCCCAAAAGCGCGCCAGGAGCATTTACCGTCCCGATCAGTACGCAAATGACTTCACGACTTGATGACAAAGAGCCGACCGCCTGCTGCCAGTCATGGCTGCCGCAGGGCAAATTTTCTTCGCCAAGAAAATTAAGGATCACCGCCAAATCGCGGCGGCGGACGCTATCGTCATCAATTAGCAGAATTTTGGTTTCACGCCACATGCAATAGCAACTTCCCTAGTCAACTCAATGCCCGAAATGAGGGGGCAAGCTAGACGCTTGCAGACTCGTTAAGCCTGTAGACGCCTGAAATCTGGATACAGCCACTAGTTAAGTCAAAAAACTGTGCACAGTCAAATTTATGGCGCACTAGTTTGGATTAACTGGGGATTAATTAACCAAACAGATGGTAAACCTTTGCGGCGTTC
The window above is part of the Pseudomonas prosekii genome. Proteins encoded here:
- a CDS encoding sigma-54 dependent transcriptional regulator, with the protein product MWRETKILLIDDDSVRRRDLAVILNFLGEENLPCGSHDWQQAVGSLSSSREVICVLIGTVNAPGALLGLLKTLSTWDEFLPVLLMGDNSSVDLPEDQRRRVLSTLEMPPSYSKLLDSLHRAQVYREMYDQARERGRHREPNLFRSLVGTSRAIQHVRQMMQQVADTDASVLILGESGTGKEVVARNLHYHSKRRDGPFVPVNCGAIPAELLESELFGHEKGAFTGAITSRAGRFELANGGTLFLDEIGDMPLPMQVKLLRVLQERTFERVGSNKTQSVDVRIIAATHKNLESMIEIGTFREDLYYRLNVFPIEMAPLRERVEDIPLLMNELISRMEHEKRGSIRFNSAAIMSLCRHGWPGNVRELANLVERMAIMHPYGVIGVVELPKKFRYVDDEDEQLVDSLRSDLEERVAINGHTPDFSANALLPPEGLDLKDYLGGLEQGLIQQALDDANGIVARAAERLRIRRTTLVEKMRKYGMSRRDGDEQADD